In Mus caroli chromosome 9, CAROLI_EIJ_v1.1, whole genome shotgun sequence, a single window of DNA contains:
- the C9H15orf65 gene encoding uncharacterized protein C15orf65 homolog isoform X1 has product MVFVLHYLFAVVRIELRDLCMDKKTSLTSDAEMRPEPPAPCVNPGNPVFSCMLDPKTLHTATSLSKPQMIMYKTNASQYGAFSPRPFFFPCKFLPQEQAFTEHLKTTGFYQNNSLNVGPDRTRTIDSPNYQHTL; this is encoded by the exons atggtttttgttttgcattatCTATTTGCAGTCGTGAGGATCGAACTCAGGGACTTGTGCATG GATAAGAAAACTTCTTTGACTTCAGATGCAGAAATGAGACCTGAACCACCGGCTCCGTGTGTGAACCCTGGCAaccctgtgttttcctgtatgttgGATCCCAAGACATTGCACACAGCTACCTCACTGTCCAAACCCCAGATGATTATGTACAAGACCAATGCCAGCCAGTACGGGGCCTTCTCACCCAGgcccttcttctttccctgtaAGTTCCTACCACAAGAGCAAGCGTTTACAGAGCACCTCAAAACAACTGGCTTTTATCAAAACAACAGCCTAAATGTTGGTCCTGACCGAACCAGAACCATCGATTCTCCTAATTATCAACACACACTATGA
- the C9H15orf65 gene encoding uncharacterized protein C15orf65 homolog isoform X2 has product MARETDCDLDKKTSLTSDAEMRPEPPAPCVNPGNPVFSCMLDPKTLHTATSLSKPQMIMYKTNASQYGAFSPRPFFFPCKFLPQEQAFTEHLKTTGFYQNNSLNVGPDRTRTIDSPNYQHTL; this is encoded by the exons ATGGCGAGAGAGACAGACTGCGACTTG GATAAGAAAACTTCTTTGACTTCAGATGCAGAAATGAGACCTGAACCACCGGCTCCGTGTGTGAACCCTGGCAaccctgtgttttcctgtatgttgGATCCCAAGACATTGCACACAGCTACCTCACTGTCCAAACCCCAGATGATTATGTACAAGACCAATGCCAGCCAGTACGGGGCCTTCTCACCCAGgcccttcttctttccctgtaAGTTCCTACCACAAGAGCAAGCGTTTACAGAGCACCTCAAAACAACTGGCTTTTATCAAAACAACAGCCTAAATGTTGGTCCTGACCGAACCAGAACCATCGATTCTCCTAATTATCAACACACACTATGA